The Cydia amplana chromosome 1, ilCydAmpl1.1, whole genome shotgun sequence DNA segment TGATACAACGTTTGctctaatattttttaaatcatcaCTATTCATCGGTAAGCGACTCAATGCGTCTGCAGCTGCATTGTTTCGCCCCGGAATGTACTcgatatcaaaattaaattcttcTAAATACAACCTAAACTTGGTTAATCTACTCGAAGGATCAGTCATTCCAAAAAGATAAATCAATGGTTTATGGTCGGTgacaattttaaactttttccCGAAGAGATAGGGTCTAAAATGTCTTGTCGACCAAACTATGGCAAGTAGTTCCAAATCTATGATTGGGTATCGCGTTTCGGCTGGCTTAAGATTTCGACTTGCGTACGCGACTACCTTCCCGCTGGCATTCGATAATACTGCCCCTAATCCTATTTTTGATGCATCTGTATGTAACGTAAATGTGttattttccggaaaatctgGATAATCTAAGACTTGTGGACTAgtaagaatattttttaattttaaaaatgctgCTTCACACTCTGTAGACCAATTAAAAACTGCGTTTTTCTTGGAAAGTTGATTTAAGGGATAAGCTATGTTCgcgaaatttggaataaaccgtCTATAGTAATTGGCAAATGCTACGAATCTTTTGACCTCGTCTGTATTCGTTGGTCTTGGGTATTTGGTTAATGCATCTACTTTCGCTGGGTCGGGCTCTACTCCTTTTGAAGTTATTTTGTGCCCTAAATACATTATCTCTTTACGTAAAAATTCGCATTTTAATGGATTTAGTTTAAGATTCGCGCTCCTCAAACGTTCTAAAACTTGAGTAAGGTTATGGTTATGTGACGTCATGGATTTTCCTATGACAATACAATCGTCTAAGTATATAAAACATTGTTTGTAATTTAATCCGGACATGGCTATGGTCATAAGCCTTGAGAAAACACTACCGCTTGTTCGGAGCCCCATGGCCCCCATGGGACATCTCTTCATTGAATACATTTTATCGGTCGTAAACGCGGTGTATTTCCGGGATTCCTTGTCTAAAGCTAGTTGGTAATAACCTTGGGAAAGATCGAGCTTTGAAAAATATATGCTACCTGCTAGGGAATCTAATATTTCTGTTATGTTGGGCAATGGGAATTTATCAtcctgtattttattatttagttgccTATAGTCGACAACCAATCTCCATTTCTTTTCTCCTAACTTATCACTCTTTTTGGGAACAAGCAAAACTGGACTGGACCACTCGGAAGTAGTCTCTTCAATTATGTCGTTGTCTAGCATATCTTGGATCTGAGTTTGGAGTTCTTTGCGTAAGGCGTGTGGTATCCTGTAAGGCTTTACGTATACTGGGCTGGCATTTtcttttaagttaattttgtgCTCCAGCAAGTTTGTTGTAGTAAGCTTGTCGCCTGGCAGATGGAAAACATCTGCGTATTTTGCGCAAATTTGTTCTATACTTAACTGTTCCTCTGTGTTTAAATAAGTGTGTAAATTTAAAAGATCTAATAAGGTTTTTACTCTATTGACGCTAATTTTCCTTGAGTCAAAATTGCAAATATCAAAATTACATAatctgtttacttttaactttgatAAATCTAAAGTAACTGGCTTATCAGTCGTATTCAATATCCGTACGGGTATCTGACCTTTGTCTGGTCTTGAAATAACACCTGCTACAAAAACGCCTTCTTGCATTTCCTCGGCTAGTACTACGCAATCATCGTCTAGTTGTGACGTAATGTGAGTCATAACTTCGCATCGCGGAGGTATATTATGGACATACGTATTCTTTGAATGTACTTGCATAGGTATCGATACGGACTGACCTCGGTCCTCTAAAATTAATGCATTGCGTTTATAACTTATGTCTGCATCATAACGTTTGAAAAATTCTTCTCCTAAAATTGCTTGGGCTGAGCATTGCAAATTCTTAAAAACATGAAACTTTTCTTCGCAAATGAAACCGTTAAAGTCTAattctaaatatatatatcCCTCTGAAGTTAAATCTCCACATACTCCATTAATGGTAATGCTATATccttgtatttgtttaaaaagatcgggtttgttttgtaaatattcGTATCTAATAGCACACAGGGCTGCTCCGCTGTCGGCCAGGAGCTTTAACTTATATCCATTACCTACACTACATGTTACTGTGCtataattatctttattataactaaatattgcgctattcATATTAGTCACGAAAAAACTGCCTGATAGGTTTTTCATCATCGTGTGACGGTTGTATGTGCTGCGCACGCGTATTCGGGCGAGCAGGCGCGCGCGCAGGTCGGCGAACTGTAGCTGCACTGTCAGCGAAATTGTCAGGTCGTTTAACTCTATTTGTCGGGACGTGTTGCGAAATACCTACGCTACGGTTATTGCTAGAATAATATCGTGTCCCGAATGTATTTCTTTGCATGTTAAAAGGTTGACCCCTATTATAACGTGCGGAGTGGGCGTTCCGGTTCCCGTAATTATTACGATAATGGTTGCGCCCGTAATGTAGGACCTGCTCCTGCTGTGGTGATGAGCTGTGCTCGTCGATGGCCGTCCTGATCGCTTCGG contains these protein-coding regions:
- the LOC134652887 gene encoding uncharacterized protein LOC134652887 codes for the protein MAKPSFDVKTAIALLPVMTGQEDTTKQLIDGIIMYSSIINSETQQVLIEFVLKTRLSSSAKLRLKTSYTSVELLIADMRTFLLPKKSSESIQAQLYRARQGRRTIEAFGAEIEDLFVNLTISQADGNDSGYDVLRPLNEKSAIKRFADGLADPKLSTIISSRQFTSLPEAIRTAIDEHSSSPQQEQVLHYGRNHYLQLQFADLRARLLARIRVRSTYNRHTMMKNLSGDKLTTTNLLEHKINLKENASPVYVKPYRIPHALRKELQTQIQDMLDNDIIEETTSEWSSPVLLVPKKSDKLGEKKWRLVVDYRCIKNRIRGSIIECQREGSRVRKSKS